A window of the Butyricimonas faecalis genome harbors these coding sequences:
- a CDS encoding NUDIX hydrolase codes for MTIEALRQKFTSKLPGEAAQDRMSPQPKYVEGKEGIHQGLPINSAVMLLLIPHQGDLAIPFIKRTNVGKYHGGQIALPGGKTEPGDGNSLHTALRECEEEIGVTSKEVTVIGELSDVYIPLSNFNITPFVGTIPEMPNFVLSKNEVEKVIIIPLKDLLDDRNKTSQVLYRQEQKIIAPGYKIGENFIWGATAMMIAELEALVKNEQ; via the coding sequence ATGACAATCGAAGCGTTACGCCAGAAATTTACGAGCAAACTACCCGGGGAAGCGGCACAAGACCGGATGTCTCCCCAGCCGAAATACGTGGAGGGGAAAGAGGGAATTCATCAAGGTCTTCCCATCAATAGTGCCGTCATGCTACTCCTTATCCCCCACCAAGGTGATCTGGCGATACCCTTCATCAAAAGAACAAACGTGGGCAAATACCATGGCGGACAAATAGCCTTGCCCGGCGGTAAAACGGAACCGGGAGACGGGAACAGCCTGCACACGGCATTACGCGAATGCGAGGAAGAGATCGGAGTGACTTCCAAGGAGGTCACGGTTATCGGGGAATTAAGCGACGTGTATATTCCATTAAGTAACTTTAATATAACTCCCTTTGTTGGAACTATCCCGGAAATGCCTAATTTTGTACTCTCGAAAAATGAGGTAGAAAAAGTGATTATCATCCCGTTAAAAGACTTACTGGACGACAGGAATAAAACAAGTCAGGTATTGTACCGACAGGAGCAAAAAATTATTGCCCCGGGGTACAAGATCGGAGAAAATTTCATCTGGGGAGCCACGGCCATGATGATCGCGGAACTGGAAGCCTTGGTAAAAAACGAGCAATAA
- the trmB gene encoding tRNA (guanosine(46)-N7)-methyltransferase TrmB, giving the protein MAKNKLAKFAEMETLENVFQPTHEEVFRTDYKLKGKWGEQVFGNDHPIVLEVGCGKGEYSVGLGELYPEKNFIGLDIKGARMWTGAKAAEEKGMKNVVFLRTHAEELESIFAPGEISEIWITFPDPQMAKARKRLTGTRFLSLYRKFLKENGLIHLKTDSPFLYQYTAELVKINHLPVNINTSDLYGSGLDDKILGIKTFYERQWLSRGKTIKYIQFSLAGSPQLVEPEIDIEKDDYHSETQFMMR; this is encoded by the coding sequence ATGGCGAAGAATAAACTGGCGAAATTTGCCGAAATGGAAACCTTGGAAAACGTGTTCCAGCCCACCCATGAAGAAGTATTCCGCACGGATTACAAACTAAAAGGGAAATGGGGAGAACAAGTTTTCGGCAATGATCACCCGATCGTTTTAGAAGTGGGATGCGGCAAAGGAGAGTACTCCGTGGGATTGGGCGAACTTTATCCCGAGAAGAATTTCATCGGATTGGACATCAAGGGAGCCCGCATGTGGACAGGTGCAAAAGCGGCAGAAGAAAAAGGGATGAAAAACGTCGTTTTCCTGCGTACCCACGCGGAAGAACTGGAATCCATTTTCGCTCCCGGAGAAATTTCCGAAATATGGATCACCTTTCCCGACCCGCAAATGGCAAAAGCCCGCAAGCGTCTCACGGGAACCCGTTTCCTTTCCCTATATCGAAAATTCTTAAAAGAGAACGGGCTCATTCATTTGAAAACAGACAGTCCTTTCCTCTATCAATACACGGCAGAGCTTGTGAAAATCAATCATCTACCCGTGAACATCAACACGAGCGATCTTTACGGGAGCGGACTGGATGATAAGATATTAGGCATCAAAACGTTTTACGAACGACAATGGTTATCACGAGGGAAAACCATTAAATACATCCAATTTTCATTAGCCGGGTCGCCCCAACTCGTGGAACCCGAAATCGACATTGAAAAGGATGATTATCACAGTGAAACACAATTCATGATGAGATAA
- a CDS encoding gliding motility lipoprotein GldH, which translates to MTEREMKNKLCIYILFLLLGCIACNFSTTQGKYKTLANETWERDSNYKFELDITQPGTYHLSTCIRHSTDYKQRNISCYLTIRHQGLEVDKENSDIILVDNNGRWVGQGLTGLKTVVQPIDRIFHFDSTGIYTVEIKHRMKDKQLTGIKNIGIKIKSTTYYGEE; encoded by the coding sequence ATGACTGAACGCGAGATGAAGAACAAACTTTGCATATACATTCTCTTCCTGTTACTTGGCTGCATAGCTTGTAATTTTTCCACTACACAAGGGAAATACAAAACACTTGCCAACGAGACATGGGAACGAGATAGTAATTACAAATTCGAACTCGACATCACGCAACCCGGCACTTACCACCTCAGCACCTGCATCCGTCACTCTACCGACTATAAACAAAGAAACATCAGTTGCTACTTGACCATCCGACATCAAGGATTAGAAGTGGATAAAGAGAATTCTGACATCATCCTTGTCGACAATAACGGCAGGTGGGTCGGTCAAGGACTCACGGGACTAAAAACAGTCGTGCAACCGATTGACCGGATTTTCCATTTTGACTCCACCGGTATTTATACCGTGGAAATCAAACATCGGATGAAAGATAAACAACTGACAGGGATTAAAAATATTGGCATTAAAATAAAATCCACAACTTATTATGGCGAAGAATAA
- the mnmA gene encoding tRNA 2-thiouridine(34) synthase MnmA → MKSKIDRTCNSPKAKPRVLMAMSGGIDSTVAAMLLLDQGYELVGVTYRVYDQISQACMEKEKGCCSVNAIFEAKHMAQQMGFEHHILDIRKDFNDLVIRNFIDEYLQGHTPNPCVLCNSTIKWGKLITLADELGCDYIATGHYARIGQQDGRYFLRKGVDETKDQTYFLWTLTQENLARTIFPLGELTKPEVRQIALEKGYEKLSKKSESQEICFIPDNDYRTFLAENVENFAEKYGPGLFVDTSGKRLGEHRGFPNYTIGQRKGLGIALGHPMFVVDIRPESNEVVLGTREELQGTTFRAKNINLMKYASLPDGFEVNAKIRYRNRGAQASVYHENDLLRVEFHEGMDSITPGQSAVLYEGPDVVGGGIII, encoded by the coding sequence ATGAAATCTAAAATAGATCGGACTTGTAACTCGCCGAAGGCAAAACCCCGAGTGTTAATGGCGATGAGCGGCGGAATTGATAGCACGGTAGCTGCCATGCTACTCCTAGACCAAGGGTACGAACTGGTAGGAGTTACTTATCGGGTATACGATCAAATCTCCCAAGCTTGCATGGAGAAAGAAAAAGGGTGCTGCAGCGTGAATGCTATTTTCGAGGCCAAACACATGGCCCAACAAATGGGATTCGAACATCATATTCTCGATATTCGTAAAGATTTCAATGATCTGGTGATCCGGAATTTTATTGATGAATACTTGCAAGGACACACCCCCAATCCTTGTGTTCTCTGCAATTCCACAATCAAGTGGGGAAAACTGATCACCCTGGCCGACGAGTTGGGATGTGATTATATTGCCACGGGACACTACGCCCGCATCGGTCAACAAGACGGACGTTATTTCCTGCGTAAAGGAGTGGACGAGACCAAAGACCAGACTTATTTCCTCTGGACGTTAACCCAAGAGAATCTTGCCCGCACGATCTTTCCTCTGGGTGAATTAACAAAACCTGAAGTACGACAAATTGCCCTAGAGAAAGGATACGAGAAACTCTCCAAGAAAAGCGAGAGTCAGGAAATCTGTTTCATCCCAGACAATGATTATCGCACCTTCCTCGCCGAGAACGTGGAAAACTTTGCCGAGAAATACGGTCCCGGATTATTTGTCGACACTTCCGGCAAACGCCTGGGAGAACACCGGGGATTCCCCAACTACACGATCGGCCAACGCAAAGGACTTGGCATTGCCCTGGGGCATCCCATGTTCGTGGTCGACATCCGTCCGGAAAGCAATGAAGTCGTACTGGGAACCCGGGAAGAATTGCAAGGAACCACGTTCCGGGCAAAGAACATCAACCTTATGAAATACGCCTCCCTACCCGATGGCTTCGAAGTAAACGCCAAAATCCGTTATCGCAACCGGGGAGCGCAAGCCTCCGTCTATCACGAAAACGACTTGCTCCGGGTAGAATTTCACGAAGGCATGGACTCGATCACCCCGGGACAAAGTGCCGTCCTGTACGAAGGGCCCGATGTCGTGGGGGGAGGAATCATTATCTGA
- a CDS encoding D-alanine--D-alanine ligase: MKNIAIIAGGNSSEYEVSIKSGKNIYAEVDETKYNKYLVILRGRDWHVEIGEEKYPVDRNDFSFTRNGEKILFDFAYITIHGVPGENGLLQGYLDMMGVPYGGCNVLASALTFDKHTCSTYLNSYGVNVADSVMLSRGMEYDVNEIINEVGLPCFVKPNAEGSSFGVTKVKEAAQLEEALKKAFALCREVLVETFIDGTELTCGVVKAGDMDITMPIAEVIPKNEFFDFEAKYNPTKSDEIIPARISPELTKRIKTLSSMIYDILRCEGIVRVDYIVREDEIFMLEVNTTPGMTSNSFVPKMVRAMGGTLREVLTKIIDNKLNG, translated from the coding sequence ATGAAAAATATTGCCATTATCGCCGGAGGAAATTCCTCAGAGTATGAGGTTTCCATAAAATCCGGGAAGAATATATACGCCGAGGTGGATGAAACCAAGTACAACAAATATCTCGTTATTCTGAGAGGACGGGATTGGCACGTGGAGATCGGGGAGGAAAAGTACCCCGTGGACAGGAATGATTTCTCGTTTACCCGGAACGGGGAGAAGATTCTGTTTGATTTTGCCTATATCACGATACACGGTGTTCCCGGGGAGAACGGGTTGTTGCAGGGGTATCTGGATATGATGGGTGTGCCTTACGGCGGTTGTAACGTGTTGGCTTCTGCTTTGACTTTCGACAAGCATACGTGTAGTACTTATTTGAATAGTTACGGGGTAAACGTGGCCGATTCCGTGATGTTGAGCCGGGGAATGGAATATGACGTGAACGAGATTATCAACGAGGTGGGGTTGCCTTGTTTCGTGAAACCGAATGCAGAGGGTTCCAGTTTCGGGGTGACGAAAGTGAAGGAGGCTGCCCAGTTGGAAGAGGCTTTGAAGAAAGCTTTTGCTCTCTGTCGGGAAGTGTTGGTCGAGACGTTTATAGACGGGACGGAATTGACTTGCGGGGTCGTGAAAGCCGGGGATATGGATATTACCATGCCGATTGCCGAGGTGATACCCAAGAATGAGTTCTTTGATTTCGAGGCAAAATACAACCCGACAAAGTCGGATGAAATTATCCCGGCTCGTATCTCTCCCGAGTTGACGAAACGGATCAAAACCTTGTCCTCGATGATCTACGATATATTAAGGTGTGAAGGGATCGTTCGGGTGGATTATATCGTTCGGGAGGACGAGATTTTTATGTTGGAGGTGAACACTACGCCGGGAATGACTTCCAATAGTTTCGTGCCGAAGATGGTACGTGCCATGGGAGGCACGCTTCGGGAGGTGTTGACGAAGATTATAGATAACAAGTTAAACGGATAA